A portion of the Salvelinus fontinalis isolate EN_2023a chromosome 32, ASM2944872v1, whole genome shotgun sequence genome contains these proteins:
- the LOC129830542 gene encoding growth hormone-releasing peptides-like isoform X1 has product MFHRDEMLPVTATLRTTMSMFTLVILGCFVFQGVMASDSRAYRMSMTNDNDRHTTSQRQHPQTSNEIRRSIEVDDFKINVVPTSGKVSLAPTMVRLYPPPVKTSHLHANLPLRFGRDSLPDDTHSPKTTLNLPQRFGRAQGSGAMEPTSCIECPHVGTLPSATLPQRFGRNEFNRRYPSRAKAFFSRRSEPVPNGNIRQQDYNSYDFGSEEEETREKTLKSSTLDLLLWNSSKNSVATEAGPVFMTWVAYVFS; this is encoded by the exons ATGTTCCACAGAGACGAGATGCTTCCTGTCACTGCCACTTTGAGGACGACCATGTCGATGTTCACCTTGGTTATTCTGGGGTGTTTTGTGTTCCAAGGGGTGATGGCCTCTGACTCTAGGGCGTACAGAATGTCCATGACCAACGACAACGACAGACACACCACCAGTCAGCGACAGCACCCTCAG ACAAGCAATGAAATACGACGGAGTATCGAGGTGGATGATTTCAAAATCAACGTAGTGCCGACCAGCGGCAAAGTCAGTTTAGCACCGACCATGGTCCGACTCTACCCGCCACCTGTCAAAACGTCACACCTTCATGCCAACCTCCCGCTGCGCTTCGGCCGGGACTCCCTACCCGACGACACCCACTCACCCAAAACTACCCTCAATTTACCGCAACGGTTTGGAAGAGCACAGGGGTCTGGCGCAATGGAACCGACGTCGTGTATTGAGTGTCCCCATGTCGGGACACTGCCCTCCGCCACCCTGCCACAGAGGTTCGGTAGGAATGAGTTCAACCGTCGGTATCCTTCCCGAGCCAAGGCCTTTTTCTCACGCAGGTCCGAACCCGTGCCAAATGGAAACATCAG GCAGCAAGACTATAATTCTTATGATTTTGGCTCAGAGGAAGAAGAGACACGGGAGAAGACTCTGAAGAGCTCAACGTTGGATTTACTCCTCTGGAACTCTTCAAAGAACTCTGTCGCAACAGAAGCGGGTCCCGTTTTCATGACCTGGGTCGCATATGTTTTTTCATAA
- the LOC129830542 gene encoding uncharacterized protein LOC129830542 isoform X2 encodes MFHRDEMLPVTATLRTTMSMFTLVILGCFVFQGVMASDSRAYRMSMTNDNDRHTTSQRQHPQTSNEIRRSIEVDDFKINVVPTSGKVSLAPTMVRLYPPPVKTSHLHANLPLRFGRDSLPDDTHSPKTTLNLPQRFGRAQGSGAMEPTSCIECPHVGTLPSATLPQRFGRNEFNRRYPSRAKAFFSRRSEPVPNGNIRGRRDTGEDSEELNVGFTPLELFKELCRNRSGSRFHDLGRICFFIILIYYVMYEYC; translated from the exons ATGTTCCACAGAGACGAGATGCTTCCTGTCACTGCCACTTTGAGGACGACCATGTCGATGTTCACCTTGGTTATTCTGGGGTGTTTTGTGTTCCAAGGGGTGATGGCCTCTGACTCTAGGGCGTACAGAATGTCCATGACCAACGACAACGACAGACACACCACCAGTCAGCGACAGCACCCTCAG ACAAGCAATGAAATACGACGGAGTATCGAGGTGGATGATTTCAAAATCAACGTAGTGCCGACCAGCGGCAAAGTCAGTTTAGCACCGACCATGGTCCGACTCTACCCGCCACCTGTCAAAACGTCACACCTTCATGCCAACCTCCCGCTGCGCTTCGGCCGGGACTCCCTACCCGACGACACCCACTCACCCAAAACTACCCTCAATTTACCGCAACGGTTTGGAAGAGCACAGGGGTCTGGCGCAATGGAACCGACGTCGTGTATTGAGTGTCCCCATGTCGGGACACTGCCCTCCGCCACCCTGCCACAGAGGTTCGGTAGGAATGAGTTCAACCGTCGGTATCCTTCCCGAGCCAAGGCCTTTTTCTCACGCAGGTCCGAACCCGTGCCAAATGGAAACATCAG AGGAAGAAGAGACACGGGAGAAGACTCTGAAGAGCTCAACGTTGGATTTACTCCTCTGGAACTCTTCAAAGAACTCTGTCGCAACAGAAGCGGGTCCCGTTTTCATGACCTGGGTCGCATATGTTTTTTCATAATTTTGATCTACTATGTAATGTATGAATATTGTTAA